The following proteins are co-located in the Manihot esculenta cultivar AM560-2 chromosome 7, M.esculenta_v8, whole genome shotgun sequence genome:
- the LOC110619229 gene encoding uncharacterized protein LOC110619229, whose translation MARNEGEGGGDGEAGPGLSSSSRIRAGPDPFLVVCRCFSFVTALVGILCIAVNVLSAVRSFKNGSDVFDGIFRCYAVVIAFFVVVAETEWGFITKFWKVLEYWAGRGMLQIFVAVMTRAFPDYSASKKDLILLQNIASYMLLACGVVYLVSGVLCIGFLKRARQQKEITREQAVKDLEQLERRREELEQLLLAERV comes from the exons ATGGCGAGAAacgaaggagaaggaggaggagatggAGAGGCCGGGCCTGGGTTATCGTCGAGCTCCAGAATAAGAGCGGGGCCAGACCCCTTTTTGGTTGTGTGTAGATGCTTTAGTTTCGTAACGGCTCTTGTTGGCATTCTTTGCATTGCCGTGAACGTTCTCTCTGCCGTTCGCTCCTTTAAGAATGGATCCGAT GTATTCGATGGGATTTTCCGGTGTTATGCGGTGGTGATTGCGTTTTTTGTGGTGGTCGCCGAGACGGAATGGGGATTTATCACCAAGTTCTGGAAG GTGTTGGAGTATTGGGCTGGTAGGGGCATGCTGCAGATATt TGTTGCAGTCATGACAAGAGCTTTCCCTGACTATTCAGCAAGCAAGAAGGACCTTATACTTTTGCAAAATATAGCAAGTTATATGCTTCTTGCTTGTGGTGTTGTCTATCTTGTTTCG GGAGTTCTATGCATTGGTTTTCTTAAACGTGCTCGCCAGCAGAAGGAAATTACAAGGGAGCAGGCAGTCAAGGATCTGGAG CAATTGGAGCGGCGAAGGGAGGAACTCGAACAACTGCTTCTGGCTGAAAGAGTTTGA